CAGCGTTGGCTGCACGTCCAGGTCGAGCAGCAGGACGCGCAGCCCCGCATCCGCGGCGAGCCCGCCGAGGTTGGCGGCTGTGGTCGTTTTGCCAACACCGCCCTTGGTCGAGATGATGGATACAACCTGCATGGCGCTCTCCGTCTAAAGGATGGGAAAATCCGAGGAGGGGAGCGGATCAGGTCCGGTTATTGAGGCGTTCGGCGATCCATTGGTCGATCTCGACCGAATCCCAGCCTACCGCCCGCACGCCGAGGCGTAGCGCCTGTGGAAACTGGCGCTTCTTCATCAGGTTGTAGATGTGAGCGCGTTTGAAACCAGACTTCGCTTCGACTTCACCGAGCCGCAGGATGCGGCGCTCGTTCGGTTGCAGTACCGGTGTTTGCAACATGATGGTCACTCCTGAACGCTCAGTGGCGTTTGTTGGCGTGAGCCCTATTCAATAGACATGGCTGCGGAAAGACATCGCAAATGCAATCTCCGCGATTGCGCATACATGTTGGAAATCGCCATGCGGCTGCGCTACGGACACCCTTCTGGACATTGGCGGACTTGTCGCCTTGGTTGCCCCACTAAGGCTGTTGTGTGTCGTTATGCCTGTGGCTCATGTCTAGAACGTGGACGGAAACGATCAAGTATCTGCAACAGATAGTCCTCTTCTGCTCTGTGTGCGAGACTTGAAAAGTTGCCGGCCCGTCGACCTACGAGGAAAAAGCACGCTCTATATCGGGTTCACGGAGCGAGCGTCATGGGGAGTGTCAAGTCCATCAAGACCGATTCGATATGGTCTTATATCCCCACGGTTTCACGAGGCGCGCGGGCCTGCTCAACGCCTGGTTAGACGCAGAGAAGTTCCAGCATTTCATGCTTAATTTGGCATCTTGATATATCGAGATAGCATCCAGCAGTGATTTGCTATGGATTTTTGAAGCTGCTGCATGTCGCTCCCAATTGAAGGCCAGACGGCGTGATCGACACCGTGACGGAGCCTGTGTATGACGCCGGGACTGGCGCTATCTGTTGATGCCACAGGGATAGCGAATGTTCGACAAATAGAACAGCGGGTTGCCTACGGAGAGAGCCGCATGCAAGTGACGTGGAATCGCGCCAACGTGCCGTGCACGTTAGCGCTCACGCTCAGGGGCCGACCTATTTCAGATTGTCCGCCTAAAGGGTGGATCGGCCAGTATCGCCGGTGCACAGCATCATCAACTGCGACTTGGTGTTGCGAGCGTACCGGCCAATTCTTATATCGAGAAATCTGGCAGAGCACTACGTGCAAGCTACGACTATAGCTACTGCCTAAGACTGAAAACGCCAAGCTGATCTTCGCGTGTCCAACCAGTCTTAAGGCCAGCCTCGATCGCTACGCACGCAGACCTACGGCGAAGCGGTCGATGCTTCGGCGATGATTCCGCTCACTCTGGAGATTTTCAGGGCAGAGAATCGTAGATTCAGGAAAGCTCAGGGGGAAGACGTACTTTCCATATGTTTCGTGCAATATAAAATTCGGTGAATAGCTTAGTCCACACAAGGTGACCAGCTTTCGGGTTACAAGGGCAAGATCCAGGATTTGGCGGTAGCACACCTGCACTATAGCTTCGATGCGGAGCTTCATTCTAAACTGAGAACAGACCTTTGGTACTTTTTATGAAGTTGCCACAGAGTGGACCGGCATGCCGCTTCCAACCCTTAAGTGTTAATAGGGATCCAACACGGCTGTAAAAATTTCTGGCTCTGACGGAATTCTGATTCACCCTAAAAAATGAGAAAACCATGATGAAAATAAAATTTGTTGCAATAGTTTCTGTTCTGATGGCATTGGCTGGATGTAATATCATTGCTAGCAAAACTAATATACTCAGTGATGAGCAAATAAAATCCCAGGCTGGCGGGGCCCTTGGGTATTCTCCTGAAGAGCTGGCTTTGGTGAGCCGTCGCACGGAAGGAACCAATACATTTGCCTTGGTGAAGTCCAAAGATAATCAACAGTTTAACTGCATTATCAATGGTGGCAATCTTTTGACATTTGGCATGACTAACCCGCCATCGTGCAGTAAGAAAGGTCAGCCAACCAATGCTACTCCATTCGGTGGTTGATTGTTATTTAAGATAATATCTGCTAAGAGTTCCTTAAATATTATTTGAGTTTTACTATTTTTTAGATTTGCTCTTGGCCTTATGGGTAGAAAGCATCAGGTTATGACTTTCATGACTTAAATTGTTGCATTGAATACGTGGGTATGGTTGTTGTGTGAAGAGCTTAAATCCACTTTTCGGTGGATTTGGCGTTTGAACAAAAAGGAGGACAAGTTGCAGAAGGTAATTTTCTTGTAATGCTCTGACTGCTGACTACACTTTTTATTCATGTAAAAATATGGAGGCTGTTATGACTTCTTCGAATAATGATCGCACTAGAACTGACCTAGGCGCTTCCCCCAATGTCAAAAAACCGAATGGGCCAGGACGCCCCATGCCTGAGGATGAAATCCCTTTCCAGGCAGATGTATGGAGAGAAAATGGGCGCGTCATCGGCGCTAATTTCAGGGGGCAGGTCGACACCGCCACATTCAACGGAAAGGTAAAGACCGGCCATGCCGAGGTGACCGTCGAGCAAGGAAATGCATTTGGTACGGCGTCTACAAACGGCACATCAATGGATGGCAGCGTGGGCTTCAAGACCACACAAGATCATTTTGAGTTCAGCGCATCGTTCACTCCCGGTGGTGAACTCAACGGCTCGGGCAAGGTCACTGTCGGAGCTGTTTCTTACGAATTTTCAAACAGTTCGGTTGGAACAACATTCAGCTTCGATAGCGGCGCCAGTGCCTCTATTAGTAGAGGCTTCGACGGAGCGTGGAACGCGAATTGGTCTTCACCGACGATAGGCGGCTTTCAAACTTCATTAGGCTTTGGCTCCAGCGGCGGCAGCTGGTCTATTAACGCCAACTTTACACTTAAGCAAAATTAATTTGCTAAGGTGACGCGCCCCCGGACTTTGCTTACTAGGGGGGGGGCGCTCCCTAACTACCAATGTGCTTGGAAATGCTAAACCCATTCCACGTTCTCCGAGTGATATCAGCTACCGTTCTTATAGTGGCAATTTCTAGTTGTGCCTCGATACAAGGCGGTTTGGATCGCTTCGATGACTGGCTAGGCCAGAAAAGCTCTAATGATGGACGGTACTTGGCCAGTTGCTACGAACCTGGCAACACCTTTGACGATACTACAGCTCCGCCGTGCGAACTCAGTATCAGAAGGCACTGCCCGAATGGATTCACCATCTTAAGTGTTGGTGCCATAGAAAATTCTAACCCCCGCAGCTTCACCGAGAAGTACAAAATTACGGCCGTCGCTCAGTGCAAGTGAAGTGCACCTGAAACACACGTAATGTCGCCCGTCGCTCGAACTGCCGCCGAGCCATCATGGCATGTGGACTGTGCATCGCCGATCGCTGGTTCAAAATGTATCGTATGGTGGCCGTTAGACCGCTCTGTCAGCTGTTCCATTGACTCCAGTGTTCCTGCATCTGGAGCCCCAGAAGAGGCAACAACACGAGCAAGGGGAGGGCTACGTGCTTGTAGACACCAGCTGTGGCTGGTGCAGACCAGCGGCTCGCGCCGTATTCGGTTTTCTCCTCACAACTTTCTCCATGCAGTTGATATTCCATGGATGCCAGCATTTGATCGTCAATCCTTCTCATAATCATGTGGTAACTTGAGCGCAGCCTTTTGGGCGACTGAGTTCAGTCCATAGCCCCGGCCACTTTTTGGAAGTTTCACCATCGGTGACCTTGGGGAGCCAGCGCTGCAAGTCAACCCCATTCGTTATGGTATCTGTGCATGTCTCTAATAAATCTGAAGAGAAAGAAAATCTCCGTCTATATTATCGAGCTAAGCGGAGAGAAGTGCTACGTTGGATAATCAAAAAATCCTGCTCAGAGAATAAAGGAGCACTTCGCCGGAGATGGATCATCATGGACCCGACTTCACAAACCGGTCGAAGTCTAAAAAATAATTGAAACAAATTTCAGTAGTTGGCGGGCAGCGCTAGAAATAGAGACACTTCTTACCCTTGAGCTGATGAAAATATACGGCTGGCAGAATGTTCGCGGTGGCCCATATAGTGCCAGTGTTTTTGTATGCGAACCTCTAACCCTCTCACAGCAACGGCAACGTTTGGAATTACGTGACAGCGATTTGTAGCTCGTGTCGTTCAGCCGATAACGCGACGGCACCCAAGACGCAGTGCGGCATGGTCATTGCTGGCCGACTCGCCGAAAAACATTTGACTGGGCTCTAGGACGGTATTTCCAGGCGGGAAAAATTCAAATGTGCCCCCAATTTTGCCCCCAGTGCATCAGGCCACGCGAGTGGCGATTTCCGGCAGAGCCAGATGGATTCAGATGGCTTTGAGTGTACGCCTAAACTGGGTGTCATCTCTGTGGCGGGGCACTCTAGCACCGCCCGCCGATCCATGGCGGTAGTACGAAGGTATTAGCAGTTTCTAGCGGATTCAGTGGTCGTGGTCTTCCGGACCGTCATGCAGTAGATGGAAGATGTTGCGCTTCATGCGGATGAATTGCGGGTCCATCACCATGTCCAGATTGCGCGGCCGGCCGATGGGCACGTCCAGCACCTCCTTGATCCGACCGGGACGGGCGCCCATGACGAAAATACGGTCGCCGAGCAGGATCGCCTCGTCGATATCGTGGGTGACGAACAGCACGGTTTTCTTGCTGTGTTCCCAGACCTTGAGCAGCAGTTGCTGCATCTGCAGGCGAGTCTGGCTATCAAGCGCGCCGAACGGCTCGTCCATCAGCAGGATTTGCGGGTCGTTCGCCAGAGCTCGCGCAATGGCCACACGTTGCATCATCCCGCCGGACAACTGCTTGGAGTAGTTGTCGGCGAAGCGCAGCAGGCCGACTTCGTTGAGGTAGAACTCGACGATTTCCTTGCGCTCGGCGGCGGGCACTCCACGGCGCTTGAGGCCGAACTCAATGTTCTTGCGCACGGTCAGCCACGGAAACAGCGTGTAGCCCTGGAACACCATGCCGCGATCGGCGCCGGGGCCGTCGACTTGCTGGCCACCGACGTAGATATCGCCAGAAGTCGGTTCGGCCAGGCCGGCGGTCAGATACAGCAGGCTCGACTTGCCGCAACCGGACGGGCCAACCAGCACGGCGAACTGCTGATCGGGAACATCGAACGAGACGCTGTCGAGCGCCGTGAAGGTGCTGCCCGATGGCGTCTGGTATTGCAAGGTGACGTTATCGACCCGCAAGCGTGGAGTGGCCGAAGCTGCCACGGGAGTCGGGCGAAGCTGAATCGGCGAAGTTGCAGTTACTGAGCCCATGCGGCCACCTTCAAGCGAAGAAGTCTGAAAAGTTGATCGGTGATCAGGCCCAACAGGCCGATGACCGCGATTGCCAGGAAAATCACGTCGACCTGAAACCCGCGCATGGCCTTGAGGCTCAGGTAACCCAGGCCGCTGGAGGCGGCGACCAGTTCGGCGACAACCAGATACGTCCAGGCCCAGCCCATGGTCACGCGCAGGGTGTCCAGCACGCCTGGCAGTGAGGCCGGGGCTATGACGTGCAGCACCGCGTCCGTGCGGCTCGAGCCCAGGGTGTACGACGCGTTGATCAGGTCTTTGGAAATCCCTTTGGAGACGTCGGCAATCATCACCAGTTGCTGGAAGAACACCCCGAAGATGATGATCGACACGCGCTGTTCCAGACCGATGCCGATCCACAGGATGAACAGCGGCACGAACGAGGTCACTGGCAGGTAGCGGATGAAGTTGACCAGCGGTTCGAGGAACGCTTGCACGACCCGGAAGCTGCCCATCAACAGCCCGATGGGCACGGCGACCACCGACGAGATGATGAAGCCGACCATCACCACTTCCACGCTGGCCCACACATGTGGGCCGAGGGTGCCATCACGGGCCAGGCGCATCGCGGCATCGAAGACCGCGCCCGGTGTCGGCAGGAACATCGCCGGCACCACGCCGCCATAGGAAAGAAAGGCCCAGAGGCCAATCAACAAGGCCCAGGCCAGACCGCTGGCGCTCCAGATCACCTGCACCGGCAGGCTGGTCTTGGGCGTCAGGCAACGGTTCAGCCACGAATTGCGCTTGGACATGAGGTGCTCCTGGTTATTTCGGGCTGATGAAACGGTTGTCGATCAGGTCGCTGTAGCTCACGTTGTACGGCTTGCCCTGCAAGTCGCTGGCGGTTTCGTTGGCCAGTTTGATGACCGTGGCGGCGTCGCCGGTGCTGCCGTTGCTGCCCAGCAGTTTTTCGCTCATGGCCTGGTCGTAGAAACGCACACCCTTGGCTGCGGCTTCCAGTTCAGCCGGGTCGGCGAGGTAGCCACCCACGCCCTTGGCCATGATCGCGTAGGCTTCTTTCGGGTGGTCCTTGGTGTACTGCACGGCTTTGTACAGGCCCGCAACCAGCGCCTTGACGTCAGCCTGTTGCTTGTCGATCACATCGCAGCTCAGGGCCACGACATCGACGATCACACCCGGCGTGGTGCTGCTGTCCACCAAAACCTTGCCCTGCTGCTTGTTGCGCACGGTAGTCAGGTGCGGCTCCCAAGTCACGGCGGCCGGTACGCGACCGGCGATGAAGGCGGTGGCGGCGTCGTCGGCGGTCATGTTCTGGATGGTCAGGTCGCTCATCTTCATGCCGGCATTTTTCAGCAGGTAGTTGAGCCAGAACTGCGACACCGAACCTTCGTTGACCGCAACTGCCTTGCCCTTGAGGTCCTGCAGGCTGTTGATGTCTTTGCCCACCAGCACACCGTCGCCGCCATG
The genomic region above belongs to Pseudomonas sp. S35 and contains:
- a CDS encoding ABC transporter ATP-binding protein encodes the protein MGSVTATSPIQLRPTPVAASATPRLRVDNVTLQYQTPSGSTFTALDSVSFDVPDQQFAVLVGPSGCGKSSLLYLTAGLAEPTSGDIYVGGQQVDGPGADRGMVFQGYTLFPWLTVRKNIEFGLKRRGVPAAERKEIVEFYLNEVGLLRFADNYSKQLSGGMMQRVAIARALANDPQILLMDEPFGALDSQTRLQMQQLLLKVWEHSKKTVLFVTHDIDEAILLGDRIFVMGARPGRIKEVLDVPIGRPRNLDMVMDPQFIRMKRNIFHLLHDGPEDHDH
- a CDS encoding AlpA family transcriptional regulator, encoding MLQTPVLQPNERRILRLGEVEAKSGFKRAHIYNLMKKRQFPQALRLGVRAVGWDSVEIDQWIAERLNNRT
- a CDS encoding ABC transporter substrate-binding protein — encoded protein: MIKSFVSRCVRPLALTAMAAGIASGAQAGTLSIGHTTWVGYGTLYLAKDLGYFKEGGLTVELPTIEEASMYMAAQASGKLSGSASTLDEILKYRPQFCFKAVAALDESHGGDGVLVGKDINSLQDLKGKAVAVNEGSVSQFWLNYLLKNAGMKMSDLTIQNMTADDAATAFIAGRVPAAVTWEPHLTTVRNKQQGKVLVDSSTTPGVIVDVVALSCDVIDKQQADVKALVAGLYKAVQYTKDHPKEAYAIMAKGVGGYLADPAELEAAAKGVRFYDQAMSEKLLGSNGSTGDAATVIKLANETASDLQGKPYNVSYSDLIDNRFISPK
- a CDS encoding ABC transporter permease, which encodes MSKRNSWLNRCLTPKTSLPVQVIWSASGLAWALLIGLWAFLSYGGVVPAMFLPTPGAVFDAAMRLARDGTLGPHVWASVEVVMVGFIISSVVAVPIGLLMGSFRVVQAFLEPLVNFIRYLPVTSFVPLFILWIGIGLEQRVSIIIFGVFFQQLVMIADVSKGISKDLINASYTLGSSRTDAVLHVIAPASLPGVLDTLRVTMGWAWTYLVVAELVAASSGLGYLSLKAMRGFQVDVIFLAIAVIGLLGLITDQLFRLLRLKVAAWAQ